Proteins co-encoded in one Actinomadura luteofluorescens genomic window:
- a CDS encoding aldehyde dehydrogenase family protein yields MSVATENTETFASLNPATGEVVAEHPVQDGAAVAAAVERAREAAGWWRALGWKERRLRLLNVKGSLARNLNRMAELIHQETGKPVQDAQLETIMAITHLDWAARNAQKILGPRNVYPGLMAINQRCVLEYQSLGVVGVIGPWNYPIFTPMGSIAYALAAGNAVVFKPSEYTPGVGVFLAELFAAVIPEHPVLQTVTGLGGTGAALASSPHVDKIAFTGSARTAKRVMAACAENLTPIVAECGGKDACIVDAGADLDAAADAALWGAMSNAGQTCIGVERIYVVDEAYDRFLGRLTEKARDLRPGFDREAAYGPITMPSQLDVIERHIKDALDKGGKAVVGGAESVRKPYVEPVVLTNVPDDSSAVCEETFGPTITVHRVKDMDEAVEKANRTSYGLAGTIFSGDKSRAMDAARRMRSGMTSINAFAAFAQVAALPFGGVGESGFGRIHGADGLREFARPKAITRQRFATMNLTTFARTEKEMARVLGMINMIHGRRYKR; encoded by the coding sequence ATGTCCGTGGCCACGGAGAACACCGAGACGTTCGCGTCGCTGAACCCGGCCACCGGCGAGGTCGTCGCCGAGCACCCCGTCCAGGACGGCGCCGCCGTGGCCGCGGCGGTCGAGCGCGCCCGCGAGGCGGCCGGCTGGTGGCGCGCCCTCGGCTGGAAGGAGCGCCGGCTCCGGCTGCTGAACGTCAAGGGCTCGCTCGCCCGCAACCTGAACCGGATGGCCGAGCTCATCCACCAGGAGACCGGCAAGCCGGTGCAGGACGCCCAGCTTGAGACGATCATGGCGATCACCCATCTGGACTGGGCGGCGCGCAACGCGCAGAAGATCCTCGGGCCGCGCAACGTCTACCCCGGGCTCATGGCGATCAACCAGCGCTGCGTCCTGGAGTACCAGTCGCTCGGCGTCGTCGGGGTCATCGGGCCGTGGAACTACCCGATCTTCACCCCGATGGGCTCGATCGCCTACGCGCTCGCCGCCGGCAACGCCGTGGTGTTCAAGCCGTCCGAGTACACCCCGGGCGTCGGGGTGTTCCTCGCCGAGCTGTTCGCCGCCGTGATCCCCGAGCACCCCGTCCTGCAGACGGTCACCGGGCTCGGCGGGACGGGGGCGGCGCTCGCCTCGTCCCCGCACGTCGACAAGATCGCCTTCACCGGCTCGGCCCGCACCGCCAAGCGGGTCATGGCGGCCTGCGCCGAGAACCTGACCCCGATCGTCGCCGAGTGCGGCGGCAAGGACGCCTGCATCGTCGACGCCGGCGCCGACCTCGACGCCGCCGCCGACGCCGCGCTGTGGGGCGCCATGTCGAACGCGGGCCAGACCTGCATCGGGGTCGAGCGGATCTACGTGGTGGACGAGGCGTACGACAGGTTCCTCGGCAGGCTGACCGAGAAGGCCCGCGACCTGCGTCCCGGCTTCGACCGCGAGGCCGCCTACGGCCCCATCACGATGCCCTCGCAGCTCGACGTCATCGAGCGGCACATCAAGGACGCGCTGGACAAGGGCGGCAAGGCGGTCGTCGGCGGCGCCGAGTCCGTCCGCAAGCCCTACGTCGAGCCGGTGGTGCTGACGAACGTCCCGGACGACTCGTCGGCCGTGTGCGAGGAGACGTTCGGCCCCACGATCACCGTCCACCGCGTGAAGGACATGGACGAGGCGGTCGAGAAGGCGAACAGGACCAGCTACGGCCTCGCCGGGACGATCTTCTCCGGCGACAAGTCCCGCGCGATGGACGCCGCCCGCCGGATGCGGTCGGGCATGACGTCCATCAACGCCTTCGCCGCCTTCGCCCAGGTCGCGGCCCTGCCGTTCGGCGGCGTCGGCGAGTCCGGCTTCGGCCGCATCCACGGCGCGGACGGCCTGCGCGAGTTCGCCCGCCCGAAGGCCATCACCCGCCAGCGGTTCGCGACCATGAACCTCACCACGTTCGCCCGCACCGAGAAGGAGATGGCGCGCGTCCTCGGCATGATCAACATGATCCACGGCCGCCGCTACAAGCGCTGA
- a CDS encoding site-2 protease family protein has translation MNGTAREARGGAAVRPSPVFLAVVAATVLCGLIAWRYGTILDRPGRVALFGFVIAAWVLSLSLHEFGHAYMAFRSGDRSVAAKGYLTLNPLKYSDVTLSFLIPVVFIVLGGIGLPGGAVWIDRHVIQGRLRHSLISAAGPLSNALFAVMLAVIFKNFADADHALFWSGLAFLAFLQVTATILNLLPIPGLDGFGIVEPYLPRRLADQANAYGGYAFLILIALLWLGPINQGFFNVIYYLTDAIGLGEFPFRVNGSVDHFPIELGHYLFQWWKN, from the coding sequence ATGAATGGCACTGCGCGCGAGGCGCGGGGAGGCGCGGCCGTCCGGCCGAGTCCGGTGTTCCTGGCGGTCGTGGCGGCGACCGTCCTGTGCGGCCTGATCGCCTGGCGGTACGGGACGATCCTGGACAGGCCAGGTCGTGTCGCGCTGTTCGGGTTCGTGATCGCGGCGTGGGTCCTGTCGCTGTCCCTGCACGAGTTCGGGCACGCGTACATGGCCTTCCGGTCGGGCGATCGCAGCGTCGCCGCCAAGGGCTACCTCACGCTGAACCCGCTGAAGTACTCCGACGTCACGCTGAGCTTCCTCATCCCCGTGGTGTTCATCGTGCTCGGCGGCATCGGCCTGCCGGGCGGGGCGGTGTGGATCGACCGGCACGTGATCCAGGGCCGGCTGCGGCACAGCCTGATCTCGGCGGCGGGCCCGCTGTCGAACGCGCTGTTCGCCGTCATGCTCGCGGTGATCTTCAAGAACTTCGCCGACGCCGACCACGCGCTGTTCTGGTCGGGGCTGGCGTTCCTGGCGTTCCTCCAGGTCACCGCGACGATCCTGAACCTGCTGCCGATCCCCGGCCTGGACGGCTTCGGGATCGTCGAGCCGTACCTGCCGCGCCGCCTGGCGGACCAGGCGAACGCCTACGGCGGCTACGCGTTCCTCATCCTGATCGCGCTGCTGTGGCTGGGCCCGATCAACCAGGGCTTCTTCAACGTCATCTACTACCTCACCGACGCGATCGGCCTCGGCGAGTTCCCGTTCCGGGTCAACGGGTCGGTCGACCACTTCCCGATCGAGCTGGGCCACTACCTGTTCCAGTGGTGGAAGAACTAG
- a CDS encoding DUF3224 domain-containing protein, whose protein sequence is MTFQASGSFDIEAWDADKPYDEQGDNRMTRVHVGKTFHGDLVGTSSTELITVETPAGPVAYVGIEHVQGILHGREGTFVLQHSAGSEDGTADTQWLRWLIVPTSGTGELAGIRGVGQISVTEDGGHTWALEYTLD, encoded by the coding sequence ATGACGTTTCAAGCCAGCGGCAGCTTCGACATCGAGGCGTGGGACGCCGACAAGCCCTACGACGAGCAGGGCGACAACCGGATGACCCGGGTCCACGTGGGCAAGACCTTCCACGGCGACCTCGTGGGGACGAGCTCCACCGAGCTGATCACGGTGGAGACGCCGGCGGGGCCGGTCGCCTATGTGGGGATCGAGCACGTCCAGGGGATCCTGCACGGCCGCGAGGGGACGTTCGTCCTGCAGCACAGCGCGGGCAGCGAGGACGGGACGGCCGACACCCAGTGGCTGCGGTGGCTGATCGTCCCCACCTCGGGGACGGGGGAGCTCGCCGGGATCCGCGGCGTCGGGCAGATCTCCGTCACCGAGGACGGCGGGCACACCTGGGCGCTGGAGTACACGCTGGACTGA
- a CDS encoding ATP-binding protein translates to MEDPAAIVIKAELGAVREAREFVALAFGGWRLHDFAARTVVSELVTNAVRHGSREGDHVVVRAYRWEGGGVVVEAWDRSDVLPVVRPVDFAAESGRGLQLVEALVRRWGARPLNEGGKVVWAEVEAVEV, encoded by the coding sequence CAAGGCGGAGTTGGGGGCGGTGCGGGAGGCGCGGGAATTCGTCGCGCTCGCCTTCGGGGGGTGGAGGCTTCACGACTTCGCAGCCCGGACGGTGGTCAGTGAGCTGGTCACCAATGCCGTCAGGCACGGGTCGCGGGAAGGCGATCACGTCGTCGTCCGGGCTTACCGGTGGGAGGGCGGCGGTGTCGTGGTCGAGGCATGGGATCGGTCGGACGTGCTGCCTGTCGTTCGTCCCGTCGACTTCGCGGCCGAGTCGGGGCGGGGGCTTCAGCTCGTGGAGGCGCTGGTGCGGCGGTGGGGTGCCCGTCCGCTCAACGAGGGCGGGAAGGTCGTGTGGGCCGAGGTCGAGGCCGTCGAGGTATGA
- a CDS encoding PadR family transcriptional regulator has product MSLRHAVLGLIAEMDGASGYDLLKMFEISLGNVWPARQSQLYGELGKLADAGLIEVAEEGPRGRKVYRITESGRAELRHWLVDVPSKGSRKDESLLRVFFLGLVEPGEAQRYMRAHVAGLGSYLDELAALEKNVDWGEDDLSVYGRLVIEYGKRFAAMRRDWFDWAAREIETLGERGSERGSERGSERGSESGSESARGREH; this is encoded by the coding sequence ATGAGTTTGCGACATGCGGTCCTCGGGCTCATCGCCGAGATGGACGGCGCCAGCGGCTACGACCTGCTGAAGATGTTCGAGATCTCGCTGGGGAACGTCTGGCCGGCCCGGCAGAGCCAGCTCTACGGCGAGCTGGGCAAGCTCGCCGACGCGGGGCTGATCGAGGTCGCCGAGGAGGGGCCGCGCGGCCGCAAGGTGTACCGGATCACAGAGTCAGGCCGCGCGGAACTGCGCCACTGGCTGGTGGACGTCCCCTCGAAGGGGAGCCGCAAGGACGAGTCGCTGCTGCGGGTCTTCTTCCTCGGGCTGGTCGAGCCGGGGGAGGCCCAGCGCTACATGCGCGCGCACGTGGCGGGGCTCGGGAGCTACCTCGACGAGTTGGCCGCCCTGGAGAAGAACGTCGACTGGGGCGAGGACGACCTGTCGGTCTACGGGCGGCTGGTCATCGAGTACGGCAAGCGGTTCGCCGCGATGCGCCGTGACTGGTTCGACTGGGCCGCACGCGAGATCGAGACCCTCGGCGAGCGCGGCTCCGAGCGCGGCTCCGAGCGCGGCTCCGAGCGCGGCTCCGAGAGCGGCTCCGAGAGCGCGCGGGGCCGCGAGCACTGA
- a CDS encoding TetR/AcrR family transcriptional regulator: protein MPPVTGDATRERIIDAAEACFGRFGVAKTTVEDIAAAAKLSRATVYRSVTGGRDELILAVVVRDLRRFLDRLAERLRRERSVSEAIVEGTLDAVTFVREEPAIAHFLVPEAAGHMQAAVAGAAEHVLALCCEYVRPHFEQAQRQRTLRADIEVEGTVEFLFRIITSLIVMDRDRDDDGLRRFLRTYVVPVIAAPASGRTASA from the coding sequence ATGCCCCCGGTCACCGGCGACGCCACGCGCGAGCGCATCATCGACGCGGCCGAAGCGTGCTTCGGCCGTTTCGGCGTGGCCAAGACCACGGTGGAGGACATCGCCGCCGCCGCGAAGCTGTCGCGGGCGACCGTGTACCGCAGCGTCACCGGCGGGCGGGACGAACTGATCCTCGCCGTGGTGGTGCGCGACCTGCGGCGGTTCCTGGACCGGCTCGCCGAGCGGCTGCGCCGGGAGCGGTCGGTCTCGGAGGCGATCGTCGAGGGGACGCTGGACGCGGTGACCTTCGTCCGCGAGGAGCCGGCGATCGCGCACTTCCTCGTCCCGGAGGCGGCGGGGCACATGCAGGCGGCGGTGGCGGGGGCGGCCGAGCACGTGCTCGCGCTGTGCTGCGAGTACGTGCGGCCCCATTTCGAGCAGGCGCAGCGGCAGCGGACGCTGCGCGCCGACATCGAGGTGGAGGGGACGGTCGAGTTCCTCTTCCGCATCATCACCTCGCTGATCGTCATGGACCGGGACCGGGACGACGACGGGCTGCGCCGCTTCCTGCGCACCTACGTCGTGCCGGTCATCGCGGCGCCGGCGTCCGGGCGGACGGCCTCCGCATGA
- a CDS encoding TetR/AcrR family transcriptional regulator, which yields MTEPTKRPATKQARRAPAPDERTLDAERSRRLLLDAALEEFSAKGYAGARVQDIADRAGVNKQLINYYFGGKQGLYCDLHRRWLEREAEFNDPDVPFDEIVVRYLEHALADPRGTRLNAWRGLTEDLDDIPAGPREDLSDIERRQAAGELPADLDPAAIMFAVMALVSAPVTKPLAVRHVFGMDPRSPEFQEHYTEQLRSIVRRLTTSSSTTGTGSGPARSGSGRPTR from the coding sequence GTGACGGAACCGACGAAACGGCCGGCGACGAAGCAGGCACGGCGCGCCCCCGCCCCCGACGAGCGCACGCTCGATGCCGAGCGGTCGCGGCGCCTGCTGCTGGACGCCGCGCTGGAGGAGTTCTCGGCCAAGGGCTACGCGGGCGCCCGCGTCCAGGACATCGCCGACCGCGCCGGGGTCAACAAACAGCTGATCAACTACTACTTCGGCGGAAAGCAGGGGCTGTACTGCGACCTCCACCGCCGCTGGCTGGAGCGGGAGGCCGAGTTCAACGACCCGGACGTCCCCTTCGACGAGATCGTGGTCCGGTACCTGGAGCACGCCCTGGCCGACCCGCGCGGCACCCGGCTGAACGCCTGGCGCGGCCTCACCGAGGACCTGGACGACATCCCGGCCGGTCCCCGAGAGGACCTGTCCGACATCGAGCGCCGCCAGGCCGCCGGCGAACTGCCCGCCGACCTCGACCCGGCCGCGATCATGTTCGCCGTGATGGCGCTGGTGTCGGCGCCGGTCACCAAGCCGCTCGCCGTCCGCCACGTCTTCGGGATGGACCCGCGGTCACCCGAGTTCCAGGAGCACTACACCGAGCAGCTCCGCAGCATCGTCCGACGGCTGACGACTAGTTCTTCCACCACTGGAACAGGTAGTGGCCCAGCTCGATCGGGAAGTGGTCGACCGACCCGTTGA
- a CDS encoding GNAT family N-acetyltransferase, with protein MNATVRSRLEVALGAPPPPPPGFRAFTSADVPALAALMWDAYRGTPDEADVGDVQGAVREIHLTMAGEYGTFLPETSFVAEYEGRPVGGALVTLYRDVPLLAFLFTAPAHAGRGLGQGLVQAVMHALASQGHDTLTLAVTRRNRRARRLYDRLGFVETA; from the coding sequence ATGAACGCCACTGTGCGGAGCCGCCTCGAGGTGGCCCTGGGTGCGCCGCCTCCGCCGCCGCCCGGTTTCCGGGCGTTCACCTCCGCCGACGTTCCGGCACTGGCCGCCCTGATGTGGGACGCCTACCGCGGCACCCCCGACGAGGCCGACGTGGGGGACGTCCAGGGCGCCGTCCGTGAGATCCACCTCACCATGGCCGGCGAGTACGGCACATTCCTTCCCGAGACGTCCTTCGTGGCCGAGTACGAGGGCCGCCCGGTGGGAGGGGCCCTCGTCACCCTCTACAGGGACGTCCCCCTCCTCGCGTTCCTGTTCACCGCCCCGGCCCACGCGGGCCGCGGCCTGGGCCAGGGCCTCGTCCAGGCCGTCATGCACGCCCTGGCCTCGCAGGGCCACGACACCCTCACGCTGGCCGTGACCCGCCGCAACCGCCGCGCCCGCCGCCTCTACGACCGCCTGGGCTTCGTCGAGACCGCCTAG
- a CDS encoding NAD(P)H-binding protein → MILVTGATGNVGRHLVGELLTAGAAVRALTRDPATANLPSEAQVARTDEMPLDGVTSLFLNPAVFWNGLGDLLTRAVDHGVRRVVMLSSAAALDDDPSNTLAAHHLDIERAIEATGMEWTFTRPGEFASNALGWREAIRAGEPVREPYAAARSTPIHERDIAAVAAKALLTDALVGARPVLSGPELLTHPEMVGLIGEASGRPARFEEVAPERAREEMLGRPYMREGLVDVLLGLRARAVDHPFAPTGEVERITGRPGRTFKEWAADHADDFR, encoded by the coding sequence ATGATCCTCGTAACCGGAGCGACCGGCAACGTCGGGCGCCATCTCGTCGGCGAACTGCTCACCGCGGGCGCCGCCGTCCGCGCGCTGACCCGGGACCCCGCCACCGCGAACCTGCCCAGCGAGGCGCAGGTCGCCCGCACCGACGAGATGCCGCTGGACGGCGTCACGTCGCTCTTCCTCAACCCGGCCGTGTTCTGGAACGGCCTCGGCGACCTGCTCACCCGCGCCGTCGACCACGGCGTCCGGCGCGTGGTCATGCTGTCGTCCGCCGCCGCGCTGGACGACGACCCGTCCAACACGCTGGCGGCGCACCACCTCGACATCGAACGGGCGATCGAGGCGACCGGGATGGAGTGGACGTTCACGCGTCCCGGCGAGTTCGCCTCCAACGCGCTGGGATGGCGCGAGGCGATCCGCGCCGGCGAGCCCGTCCGCGAGCCGTACGCGGCCGCGCGCAGCACGCCGATCCACGAGCGCGACATCGCGGCCGTGGCGGCGAAGGCCCTGCTCACCGATGCCCTGGTCGGCGCCAGGCCGGTGCTGTCCGGCCCCGAGTTGCTCACCCATCCAGAGATGGTCGGACTCATCGGGGAGGCGTCCGGCCGCCCGGCGCGGTTCGAGGAGGTCGCTCCCGAGCGGGCGCGGGAGGAGATGCTCGGCCGCCCCTACATGCGCGAGGGCCTGGTGGACGTCCTGCTCGGGCTGCGCGCCCGCGCCGTCGACCACCCGTTCGCGCCGACCGGGGAGGTCGAGCGGATCACCGGCCGCCCGGGCCGGACGTTCAAGGAGTGGGCCGCCGACCACGCCGACGACTTCCGCTGA